The Homo sapiens chromosome 16, GRCh38.p14 Primary Assembly genome includes the window AAGACAGTCCTCTGGCCAGAGAGCATCAGCGTGGTGCGATGTGTGGAGTTGTTTGAGGCCCCGGTGGagtgtgaggaggaggaggaggtagaggaagaaaaagggagcTTCTGTGCATCGCCTGAGAGCAGCAGGGATGACTtccaggagggaagggagggcatTGTGGCCCGGCTAACAGAGAGCCTGTTCCTGGACCTGCTCGGAGAGGAGAATGGGGGCTTTTGCCAGCAGGACATGGGGGAGTCATGCCTTCTTCCACCTTCGGGAAGTACGAGTGCTCACATGCCCTGGGATGAGTTCCCAAGTGCAGGGCCCAAGGAGGCACCTCCCTGGGGCAAGGAGCAGCCTCTCCACCTGGAGCCAAGTCCTCCTGCCAGCCCGACCCAGAGTCCAGACAACCTGACTTGCACAGAGACGCCCCTCGTCATCGCAGGCAACCCTGCTTACCGCAGCTTCAGCAACTCCCTGAGCCAGTCACCGTGTCCCAGAGAGCTGGGTCCAGACCCACTGCTGGCCAGACACCTGGAGGAAGTAGAACCCGAGATGCCCTGTGTCCCCCAGCTCTCTGAGCCAACCACTGTGCCCCAACCTGAGCCAGAAACCTGGGAGCAGATCCTCCGCCGAAATGTCCTCCAGCATGGGGCAGCTGCAGCCCCCGTCTCGGCCCCCACCAGTGGCTATCAGGAGTTTGTACATGCGGTGGAGCAGGGTGGCACCCAGGCCAGTGCGGTGGTGGGCTTGGGTCCCCCAGGAGAGGCTGGTTACAAGGCCTTCTCAAGCCTGCTTGCCAGCAGTGCTGTGTCCCCAGAGAAATGTGGGTTTGGGGCTAGCAGTGGGGAAGAGGGGTATAAGCCTTTCCAAGACCTCATTCCTGGCTGCCCTGGGGACCCTGCCCCAGTCCCTGTCCCCTTGTTCACCTTTGGACTGGACAGGGAGCCACCTCGCAGTCCGCAGAGCTCACATCTCCCAAGCAGCTCCCCAGAGCACCTGGGTCTGGAGCCGGGGGAAAAGGTAGAGGACATGCCAAAGCCCCCACTTCCCCAGGAGCAGGCCACAGACCCCCTTGTGGACAGCCTGGGCAGTGGCATTGTCTACTCAGCCCTTACCTGCCACCTGTGCGGCCACCTGAAACAGTGTCATGGCCAGGAGGATGGTGGCCAGACCCCTGTCATGGCCAGtccttgctgtggctgctgctgtgGAGACAGGTCCTCGCCCCCTACAACCCCCCTGAGGGCCCCAGACCCCTCTCCAGGTGGGGTTCCACTGGAGGCCAGTCTGTGTCCGGCCTCCCTGGCACCCTCGGGCATCTCAGAGAAGAGTAAATCCTCATCATCCTTCCATCCTGCCCCTGGCAATGCTCAGAGCTCAAGCCAGACCCCCAAAATCGTGAACTTTGTCTCCGTGGGACCCACATACATGAGGGTCTCTTAGGTGCATGTCCTCTTGTTGCTGAGTCTGCAGATGAGGACTAGGGCTTATCCATGCCTGGGAAATGCCACCTCCTGGAAGGCAGCCAGGCTGGCAGATTTCCAAAAGACTTGAAGAACCATGGTATGAAGGTGATTGGCCCCACTGACGTTGGCCTAACACTGGGCTGCAGAGACTGGACCCCGCCCAGCATTGGGCTGGGCTCGCCACATCCCATGAGAGTAGAGGGCACTGGGTCGCCGTGCCCCACGGCAGGCCCCTgcaggaaaactgaggcccttGGGCACCTCGACTTGTGAACGAGTTGTTGGCTGCTCCCTCCACAGCTTCTGCAGCAGACTGTCCCTGTTGTAACTGCCCAAGGCATGTTTTGCCCACCAGATCATGGCCCACGTGGAGGCCCACCTGCCTCTGTCTCACTGAACTAGAAGCCGAGCCTAGAAACTAACACAGCCATCAAGGGAATGACTTGGGCGGCCTTGGGAAATCGATGAGAAATTGAACTTCAGGGAGGGTGGTCATTGCCTAGAGGTGCTCATTCATTTAACAGAGCTTCCTTAGGTTGATGCTGGAGGCAGAATCCCGGCTGTCAAGGGGTGTTCAGTTAAGGGGAGCAACAGAGGACATGAAAAATTGCTATGACTAAAGCAGGGACAATTTGCTGCCAAACACCCATGCCCAGCTGTATGGCTGGGGGCTCCTCGTATGCATGGAACCCCCAGAATAAATATGCTCAGCCACCCTGTGGGCCGGGCAATCCAGACAGCAGGCATAAGGCACCAGTTACCCTGCATGTTGGCCCAGACCTCAGGTGCTAGGGAAGGCGGGAACCTTGGGTTGAGTAATGCTCGTCTGTGTGTTTTAGTTTCATCACCTGTTATCTGTGTTTGCTGAGGAGAGTGGAACAGAAGGGGTGGAGTTTTGTATAAATAAagtttctttgtctctttattttttatgtattaacCAAACATACCTCCAGACACTGCTGTGAGTGCTGTGTCTCTGTTAACTCCTGGAATTCACCCATCCAGAGGAACCAGGATGcaagaggttaagaaacttgccatCTGGGTTTGGGTTCCCCATACAAGGATTCAAATAGTTGATTTAGGAAGTAATCCCGGGAAACCCTGCTAAGGTAGTGGGGAACTGAGGCAGGGAAGGACACAAACCAAGAAAGTGTTACCTGAAAGGGGTCCAGATgcagaccccaaaagagggttcttgaatctcatgcaagaaagaattcagagcgAGTCCATAGAGTCAGTGAAAGCAAGTTAatgaggaaagtaaaggaataaaagaatggctactccgtagacagagcagccctgagggttGCTGGCtgcctatttttatggttattgaTTAATTATATTccaaacaaggggtggattattatgcctcccttttagaccatatagggtaacttcctgatgttgccatggcatttgtaaactgtcatggcgctgttgggagtgtagcagtgaggacaaccagaggtcactcttgttgccatcttggttttggtgggttagAGCCatcttctttactgcaacctgttttatcagcaaggtctttatgacttgTATCGGTGACGACCTCCTGTCTCATTCTATGACTAAGAATGCCCTAACCTCccaggaatgcagcccagtaagtctcagcctcattttacccagcccctctTCAAAGCTCCAGTTTAAATAAACCTCTGACAAAAGGGTGAGTTATTCAACAGATTACCAGCATGAGTAACTGATGCTTACCTGCCGGGGATCTCTGGAAGACCATGCATGGCACATGCCCAGTTATGCCTGCAAaggagagggagctggggtatttgtCCACCAGCTCCCATCTGTCATTGGCTGAGAGCTGCTTCCAGGAGCATTAATTCTCCAGCACTTCCAGctactccaggaaaaaaaaaattcttcaactgAGAGTTGGAGGTGTTGAGAGACTCTGGCACACCAAGAAGACAGGAACAGGACACCAACAGTGGCTGATGATACactgccaaggtcacacagctagttagcaACAGATCTATAGTGGAATCCAGACAGtgtctccatcacccaggctctCTGTAGTGATCTGCGCTTCACAtccgaggcaggcagagggaTGGTGTGGGCCTTAGATGGGAAGGCTGGGAACCTGAAGCTCCTATGTCTGTATCACTTTTGCTTCTCTGAGTAGCTGCCCTGATTTCACACTTGAGGGGCTTGGCCATTTTAGATTCCTTCCTGCTCTAGGAGCCTACATACTACACTGGAAATGATGGGGAGCTCTCTACCTCACATGCAGCCTGATGTTTGTTAGAAACACCTCCTTgcgccaggcatgatggctcatggctgtaatcccagcaatttgggaggctgaggcgggtgtatcacttgaggtgaggagttcaagaccagcctggccaatatggtgaaaccctatctctaccaaaaaataaaaaattagccgggtgtggtggtgggtgcctgtaatctcagctacttgggaggctgagttggtagaattgcttcaacctgggacgcggaggttgcagtgagctgagattgtgccattgcactccagcttggatgacagagtgagac containing:
- the IL4R gene encoding interleukin-4 receptor subunit alpha isoform X3 — translated: MDDVVSADNYTLDLWAGQQLLWKGSFKPSEHVKPRAPGNLTVHTNVSDTLLLTWSNPYPPDNYLYNHLTYAVNIWSENDPADFRIYNVTYLEPSLRIAASTLKSGISYRARVRAWAQCYNTTWSEWSPSTKWHNSYREPFEQHLLLGVSVSCIVILAVCLLCYVSITKIKKEWWDQIPNPARSRLVAIIIQDAQGSQWEKRSRGQEPAKCPHWKNCLTKLLPCFLEHNMKRDEDPHKAAKEMPFQGSGKSAWCPVEISKTVLWPESISVVRCVELFEAPVECEEEEEVEEEKGSFCASPESSRDDFQEGREGIVARLTESLFLDLLGEENGGFCQQDMGESCLLPPSGSTSAHMPWDEFPSAGPKEAPPWGKEQPLHLEPSPPASPTQSPDNLTCTETPLVIAGNPAYRSFSNSLSQSPCPRELGPDPLLARHLEEVEPEMPCVPQLSEPTTVPQPEPETWEQILRRNVLQHGAAAAPVSAPTSGYQEFVHAVEQGGTQASAVVGLGPPGEAGYKAFSSLLASSAVSPEKCGFGASSGEEGYKPFQDLIPGCPGDPAPVPVPLFTFGLDREPPRSPQSSHLPSSSPEHLGLEPGEKVEDMPKPPLPQEQATDPLVDSLGSGIVYSALTCHLCGHLKQCHGQEDGGQTPVMASPCCGCCCGDRSSPPTTPLRAPDPSPGGVPLEASLCPASLAPSGISEKSKSSSSFHPAPGNAQSSSQTPKIVNFVSVGPTYMRVS
- the IL4R gene encoding interleukin-4 receptor subunit alpha isoform X2, producing the protein MRLKELVYWNPRWARKQTNVPWHLPMGWLCSGLLFPVSCLVLLQVASSGNMKVLQEPTCVSDYMSISTCEWKMNGPTNCSTELRLLYQLVFLLSEAHTCIPENNGGAGCVCHLLMDDVVSADNYTLDLWAGQQLLWKGSFKPSEHVKPRAPGNLTVHTNVSDTLLLTWSNPYPPDNYLYNHLTYAVNIWSENDPADFRIYNVTYLEPSLRIAASTLKSGISYRARVRAWAQCYNTTWSEWSPSTKWHNSYREPFEQHLLLGVSVSCIVILAVCLLCYVSITKIKKEWWDQIPNPARSRLVAIIIQDAQGSQWEKRSRGQEPAKCPHWKNCLTKLLPCFLEHNMKRDEDPHKAAKEMPFQGSGKSAWCPVEISKTVLWPESISVVRCVELFEAPVECEEEEEVEEEKGSFCASPESSRDDFQEGREGIVARLTESLFLDLLGEENGGFCQQDMGESCLLPPSGSTSAHMPWDEFPSAGPKEAPPWGKEQPLHLEPSPPASPTQSPDNLTCTETPLVIAGNPAYRSFSNSLSQSPCPRELGPDPLLARHLEEVEPEMPCVPQLSEPTTVPQPEPETWEQILRRNVLQHGAAAAPVSAPTSGYQEFVHAVEQGGTQASAVVGLGPPGEAGYKAFSSLLASSAVSPEKCGFGASSGEEGYKPFQDLIPGCPGDPAPVPVPLFTFGLDREPPRSPQSSHLPSSSPEHLGLEPGEKVEDMPKPPLPQEQATDPLVDSLGSGIVYSALTCHLCGHLKQCHGQEDGGQTPVMASPCCGCCCGDRSSPPTTPLRAPDPSPGGVPLEASLCPASLAPSGISEKSKSSSSFHPAPGNAQSSSQTPKIVNFVSVGPTYMRVS
- the IL4R gene encoding interleukin-4 receptor subunit alpha isoform X5, which codes for MTWSVRITIHWTCGLGSSCCGRAPSSPASMFRIYNVTYLEPSLRIAASTLKSGISYRARVRAWAQCYNTTWSEWSPSTKWHNSYREPFEQHLLLGVSVSCIVILAVCLLCYVSITKIKKEWWDQIPNPARSRLVAIIIQDAQGSQWEKRSRGQEPAKCPHWKNCLTKLLPCFLEHNMKRDEDPHKAAKEMPFQGSGKSAWCPVEISKTVLWPESISVVRCVELFEAPVECEEEEEVEEEKGSFCASPESSRDDFQEGREGIVARLTESLFLDLLGEENGGFCQQDMGESCLLPPSGSTSAHMPWDEFPSAGPKEAPPWGKEQPLHLEPSPPASPTQSPDNLTCTETPLVIAGNPAYRSFSNSLSQSPCPRELGPDPLLARHLEEVEPEMPCVPQLSEPTTVPQPEPETWEQILRRNVLQHGAAAAPVSAPTSGYQEFVHAVEQGGTQASAVVGLGPPGEAGYKAFSSLLASSAVSPEKCGFGASSGEEGYKPFQDLIPGCPGDPAPVPVPLFTFGLDREPPRSPQSSHLPSSSPEHLGLEPGEKVEDMPKPPLPQEQATDPLVDSLGSGIVYSALTCHLCGHLKQCHGQEDGGQTPVMASPCCGCCCGDRSSPPTTPLRAPDPSPGGVPLEASLCPASLAPSGISEKSKSSSSFHPAPGNAQSSSQTPKIVNFVSVGPTYMRVS
- the IL4R gene encoding interleukin-4 receptor subunit alpha isoform X1, with the protein product MGWLCSGLLFPVSCLVLLQVASSGNMKVLQEPTCVSDYMSISTCEWKMNGPTNCSTELRLLYQLVFLLSEAHTCIPENNGGAGCVCHLLMDDVVSADNYTLDLWAGQQLLWKGSFKPSEHVKPRAPGNLTVHTNVSDTLLLTWSNPYPPDNYLYNHLTYAVNIWSENDPADFRIYNVTYLEPSLRIAASTLKSGISYRARVRAWAQCYNTTWSEWSPSTKWHNSYREPFEQHLLLGVSVSCIVILAVCLLCYVSITKIKKEWWDQIPNPARSRLVAIIIQDAQGSQWEKRSRGQEPAKCPHWKNCLTKLLPCFLEHNMKRDEDPHKAAKEMPFQGSGKSAWCPVEISKTVLWPESISVVRCVELFEAPVECEEEEEVEEEKGSFCASPESSRDDFQEGREGIVARLTESLFLDLLGEENGGFCQQDMGESCLLPPSGSTSAHMPWDEFPSAGPKEAPPWGKEQPLHLEPSPPASPTQSPDNLTCTETPLVIAGNPAYRSFSNSLSQSPCPRELGPDPLLARHLEEVEPEMPCVPQLSEPTTVPQPEPETWEQILRRNVLQHGAAAAPVSAPTSGYQEFVHAVEQGGTQASAVVGLGPPGEAGYKAFSSLLASSAVSPEKCGFGASSGEEGYKPFQDLIPGCPGDPAPVPVPLFTFGLDREPPRSPQSSHLPSSSPEHLGLEPGEKVEDMPKPPLPQEQATDPLVDSLGSGIVYSALTCHLCGHLKQCHGQEDGGQTPVMASPCCGCCCGDRSSPPTTPLRAPDPSPGGVPLEASLCPASLAPSGISEKSKSSSSFHPAPGNAQSSSQTPKIVNFVSVGPTYMRVS
- the IL4R gene encoding interleukin-4 receptor subunit alpha isoform c (isoform c is encoded by transcript variant 4), which encodes MQKDARREGNMKVLQEPTCVSDYMSISTCEWKMNGPTNCSTELRLLYQLVFLLSEAHTCIPENNGGAGCVCHLLMDDVVSADNYTLDLWAGQQLLWKGSFKPSEHVKPRAPGNLTVHTNVSDTLLLTWSNPYPPDNYLYNHLTYAVNIWSENDPADFRIYNVTYLEPSLRIAASTLKSGISYRARVRAWAQCYNTTWSEWSPSTKWHNSYREPFEQHLLLGVSVSCIVILAVCLLCYVSITKIKKEWWDQIPNPARSRLVAIIIQDAQGSQWEKRSRGQEPAKCPHWKNCLTKLLPCFLEHNMKRDEDPHKAAKEMPFQGSGKSAWCPVEISKTVLWPESISVVRCVELFEAPVECEEEEEVEEEKGSFCASPESSRDDFQEGREGIVARLTESLFLDLLGEENGGFCQQDMGESCLLPPSGSTSAHMPWDEFPSAGPKEAPPWGKEQPLHLEPSPPASPTQSPDNLTCTETPLVIAGNPAYRSFSNSLSQSPCPRELGPDPLLARHLEEVEPEMPCVPQLSEPTTVPQPEPETWEQILRRNVLQHGAAAAPVSAPTSGYQEFVHAVEQGGTQASAVVGLGPPGEAGYKAFSSLLASSAVSPEKCGFGASSGEEGYKPFQDLIPGCPGDPAPVPVPLFTFGLDREPPRSPQSSHLPSSSPEHLGLEPGEKVEDMPKPPLPQEQATDPLVDSLGSGIVYSALTCHLCGHLKQCHGQEDGGQTPVMASPCCGCCCGDRSSPPTTPLRAPDPSPGGVPLEASLCPASLAPSGISEKSKSSSSFHPAPGNAQSSSQTPKIVNFVSVGPTYMRVS
- the IL4R gene encoding interleukin-4 receptor subunit alpha isoform X4, translated to MVPPIAAPSSACCTSWFFCSPKPTRVSLRTTEARGACATCSWMTWSVRITIHWTCGLGSSCCGRAPSSPASMFRIYNVTYLEPSLRIAASTLKSGISYRARVRAWAQCYNTTWSEWSPSTKWHNSYREPFEQHLLLGVSVSCIVILAVCLLCYVSITKIKKEWWDQIPNPARSRLVAIIIQDAQGSQWEKRSRGQEPAKCPHWKNCLTKLLPCFLEHNMKRDEDPHKAAKEMPFQGSGKSAWCPVEISKTVLWPESISVVRCVELFEAPVECEEEEEVEEEKGSFCASPESSRDDFQEGREGIVARLTESLFLDLLGEENGGFCQQDMGESCLLPPSGSTSAHMPWDEFPSAGPKEAPPWGKEQPLHLEPSPPASPTQSPDNLTCTETPLVIAGNPAYRSFSNSLSQSPCPRELGPDPLLARHLEEVEPEMPCVPQLSEPTTVPQPEPETWEQILRRNVLQHGAAAAPVSAPTSGYQEFVHAVEQGGTQASAVVGLGPPGEAGYKAFSSLLASSAVSPEKCGFGASSGEEGYKPFQDLIPGCPGDPAPVPVPLFTFGLDREPPRSPQSSHLPSSSPEHLGLEPGEKVEDMPKPPLPQEQATDPLVDSLGSGIVYSALTCHLCGHLKQCHGQEDGGQTPVMASPCCGCCCGDRSSPPTTPLRAPDPSPGGVPLEASLCPASLAPSGISEKSKSSSSFHPAPGNAQSSSQTPKIVNFVSVGPTYMRVS
- the IL4R gene encoding interleukin-4 receptor subunit alpha isoform X6 — its product is MLRHWKNCLTKLLPCFLEHNMKRDEDPHKAAKEMPFQGSGKSAWCPVEISKTVLWPESISVVRCVELFEAPVECEEEEEVEEEKGSFCASPESSRDDFQEGREGIVARLTESLFLDLLGEENGGFCQQDMGESCLLPPSGSTSAHMPWDEFPSAGPKEAPPWGKEQPLHLEPSPPASPTQSPDNLTCTETPLVIAGNPAYRSFSNSLSQSPCPRELGPDPLLARHLEEVEPEMPCVPQLSEPTTVPQPEPETWEQILRRNVLQHGAAAAPVSAPTSGYQEFVHAVEQGGTQASAVVGLGPPGEAGYKAFSSLLASSAVSPEKCGFGASSGEEGYKPFQDLIPGCPGDPAPVPVPLFTFGLDREPPRSPQSSHLPSSSPEHLGLEPGEKVEDMPKPPLPQEQATDPLVDSLGSGIVYSALTCHLCGHLKQCHGQEDGGQTPVMASPCCGCCCGDRSSPPTTPLRAPDPSPGGVPLEASLCPASLAPSGISEKSKSSSSFHPAPGNAQSSSQTPKIVNFVSVGPTYMRVS
- the IL4R gene encoding interleukin-4 receptor subunit alpha isoform d (isoform d is encoded by transcript variant 5), with amino-acid sequence MQSTFGVKTTRQIIYNVTYLEPSLRIAASTLKSGISYRARVRAWAQCYNTTWSEWSPSTKWHNSYREPFEQHLLLGVSVSCIVILAVCLLCYVSITKIKKEWWDQIPNPARSRLVAIIIQDAQGSQWEKRSRGQEPAKCPHWKNCLTKLLPCFLEHNMKRDEDPHKAAKEMPFQGSGKSAWCPVEISKTVLWPESISVVRCVELFEAPVECEEEEEVEEEKGSFCASPESSRDDFQEGREGIVARLTESLFLDLLGEENGGFCQQDMGESCLLPPSGSTSAHMPWDEFPSAGPKEAPPWGKEQPLHLEPSPPASPTQSPDNLTCTETPLVIAGNPAYRSFSNSLSQSPCPRELGPDPLLARHLEEVEPEMPCVPQLSEPTTVPQPEPETWEQILRRNVLQHGAAAAPVSAPTSGYQEFVHAVEQGGTQASAVVGLGPPGEAGYKAFSSLLASSAVSPEKCGFGASSGEEGYKPFQDLIPGCPGDPAPVPVPLFTFGLDREPPRSPQSSHLPSSSPEHLGLEPGEKVEDMPKPPLPQEQATDPLVDSLGSGIVYSALTCHLCGHLKQCHGQEDGGQTPVMASPCCGCCCGDRSSPPTTPLRAPDPSPGGVPLEASLCPASLAPSGISEKSKSSSSFHPAPGNAQSSSQTPKIVNFVSVGPTYMRVS